One Phoenix dactylifera cultivar Barhee BC4 chromosome 8, palm_55x_up_171113_PBpolish2nd_filt_p, whole genome shotgun sequence genomic window carries:
- the LOC103716796 gene encoding transcription factor BHLH062-like, whose protein sequence is MAKETNVAADEPVDGSLLNKKSQGRVPKKIHKAEREKLKREQLNELFLELGRVLEPARQNNGKATILVDASRILRDLLAQVESLRKENAELLTESSYVTAEKNELRDENTALQAEIAELRNELQVRMMSDSVRTNSTDVSPPALPQPVSMVLQQQPPGIRPVQGTPIRELQLFPESARTLTEPRPASNVTRPHARYPTPSDSWPGQLLSSLPRTAQEEHHPSSTCSSITISSREEGSDKS, encoded by the exons ATGGCGAAGGAGACAAATGTTGCAGCTGATGAGCCAGTTGACGG GTCTCTCCTTAACAAAAAGAGTCAGGGAAGAGTTCCAAAGAAAATACATAAAGCGGAGAGAGAGAAACTTAAACGTGAGCAACTGAATGAGCTCTTTCTCGAGCTGGGTCGTGTTCTTG AGCCAGCTCGACAGAATAATGGTAAGGCGACCATACTGGTTGATGCTTCTCGGATACTGCGAGATCTTCTTGCCCAAGTAGAATCACTTAGAAAGGAAAATGCCGAATTGCTAACCGAATCAAGCTAT GTTACTGCAGAGAAAAATGAACTGAGAGACGAGAACACTGCTCTGCAGGCGGAAATTGCAGAACTTCGAAATGAGCTGCAAGTGAGAATGATGTCTGATTCTGTGCGGACCAACAGCACGGACGTGAGCCCTCCAGCTTTGCCACAGCCTGTGAGCATGGTGCTGCAGCAGCAGCCACCTGGCATCAGACCAGTGCAGGGCACCCCCATTCGAGAGCTCCAACTCTTTCCAGAGTCTGCGAGGACACTAACAGAGCCCAGACCTGCCTCCAATGTGACGAGACCTCATGCCCGGTATCCAACTCCATCCGACTCCTGGCCGGGGCAGCTCCTTTCCAGTCTTCCAAGAACAGCACAGGAAGAGCATCATCCTAGCAGTACCTGCAGCAGCATCACAATTAGCAGCAGGGAAGAAGGCTCAGATAAATCATGA